From one Deferribacterota bacterium genomic stretch:
- a CDS encoding isochorismatase family protein — protein sequence MDFLKGDTLFLLIDFQEKLANVMDCDEIVKVRKNAEIFLKAANITSLPVIYTQQYTKGLGQTVEELRVLLKGEPIEKTAFSCYREKKFVNALNKSCRRHIVISGMEAHICVLQTALDLIYNSFLVTIISDAVISRNLKNRERALNFLSLKGANILPLESLLFILVGDAKDASFKDISKLIK from the coding sequence ATGGATTTTCTTAAAGGTGATACGCTGTTTCTATTAATTGATTTTCAAGAAAAATTAGCCAATGTAATGGATTGTGATGAGATTGTAAAAGTTAGAAAAAATGCGGAAATCTTTTTAAAGGCAGCTAATATAACCAGTTTACCTGTTATATATACACAACAATATACAAAAGGTCTTGGGCAAACGGTAGAAGAGTTAAGAGTGCTCCTTAAAGGAGAACCTATCGAGAAAACAGCCTTTTCATGTTATAGAGAAAAAAAGTTTGTTAATGCTTTAAATAAAAGCTGTAGAAGACATATTGTAATAAGTGGCATGGAGGCGCATATTTGTGTTTTACAAACTGCCCTTGACCTAATATATAATAGTTTTTTAGTTACTATTATAAGTGATGCGGTTATATCAAGAAATTTAAAAAATCGTGAAAGGGCTTTAAATTTTCTGTCCCTTAAAGGAGCAAATATTTTGCCCCTTGAGTCTTTGTTATTTATATTAGTTGGGGATGCAAAGGATGCTTCATTTAAAGATATCTCAAAATTAATAAAATAG